The genomic region GCTCGGCCGATCCGCATCGCCGCGAGCGCCGCCGCCCGGCTGCGTGCCGGCGACCGGGCGGTCCGGGTGCCGGTCGAACCGCCGGACGAGGTCGCCGACCTGGCCACCGCCCTGAACGGGCTGGCCGCCGCGCTGGCCACCAGCGAGGGGCGGCAGCGGGAGTTCCTCCTCTCCGTCTCGCACGAGCTGCGCACCCCGTTGACCGCGATCCGGGGCTACGCCGAGGCGCTGGCCGACGGGGTGATCGAACCGGACGACGCGGCCGGTACGGGCCGCACGGTGCTGGCCGAGGCCGAGCACCTGGATCGGCTGGTCAGCGACCTGTTGGCGCTCGCCCGGCTGGAGGCCGCGGACTTCCCGCTGGAGCCGGTGCCGGTCGACCTGGCCCGGCTGGCCGCCGACGCGGAGCCGACCTGGGCGGGGCGGTGTGCGGCGGTCGGTGTTCCGTTCCGGATCGAGAGTCCGGGCGGTCCGGTGCCGGCGTACACCGATCCGGGTCGGATCCGGCAGGTGGTCGACGGGCTGCTGGAGAACGCGCTGCGGGTCGTACCGCCGGGGGCGCCGGTGGTGCTCGCGGTCCGGCCGGCGGCGCCGGACCCGGCGGCCGGCGGGATCGTCGAGGTCCGCGACGGCGGACCGGGCTTCACCGACGACGACCTGGCGGTGGCGTTCGAGCGCGGCGCGCTGCACCAGCGCTACCGGGGAGTGCGCAAGGTGGGTAGCGGGCTCGGCCTGGCGCTCGCCGCCGGTCTGGTCCGCCGCCTCGGCGGCGAGATCGTGGCGGGGCACGCCCCGGAGGGCGGGGCGGCGTTCACCGTCCGGCTGCCGGCGGATCCTTACGTCACCCGAACATCGGCCTGACGTCACGCTCGCCGCGGCGCGGGAGGCTGGGCACCTCGACGGACGAGAGGGAGAGTCATGGCACGTTGGGGTTTCGTTGCCGGCACCGCGCTGCTCGCGGCGGTCACGCTCGGCGTGAGCGGCTGCGGCGTCGCCGAGCGGGCCGGCCAGCCGGCGCGGGAGGCGGCCGTCGAGGTCGCCGCGGCGATGGGTGCCGAGGGTCAGGCGCTCGCCGCGATGGGCTTCGACGCCGACGAGCTGGACGTGGTGGACGTCGCCGCGCAGGCGTCGCCCTCGGCCGCGCCCACGCCGACCGCGACCGGTGACAAGCCGCGCCGCGAGCGGGCCGAGGAGCTGCGTAAGCGCCGCCAGGCCCGGGTGCTGCTGCGGAAGAACACCCTGCACGGCGAGGCGGTGGTGCAGACCAAGGACGGCGGTACGAAGACGGTGGCCGTGCAGCGCGGCGAGGTGACCGCGATCGACGGCGACTCGATGACCGTGAAGTCCACCGACGGCTTCAACATGACCTGGCGGTTCGGCGACGATCTCCGGGTGGTCGAGCGGCGGACGTCGGTCCAGCCGAGCGACGTCAAGGTCGGCACCACCCTCGGGGTGGCCGGCGCGAAGGACGGCGACGCCGGAGTCGCCCGCCTGATCGTCGTCCCGCGGAAGAAGTAACCACCGCTCGCGGCGCGCGCGGACAGGTGACGCGCGCCGACCCGCGGGCAGAGGGGCCACACCGCACCGGTGTGGCCCCTCTGTTCGGGACGAGCGTGATCAGTAGACGCGGGAGCCGATGAAGTCGTCGTGGCCGTAGCCGACGGGGTTGGCGACGTTGCGGGACTCGAAGGACCACTGCTGGCGGGTGCTCGTGGAGCAGCCGGCCAGCCGCAGCCGCGGCGTGCCCAGCCACGGGCTGTCGAAGGCCAGGCAGAGGCTGCTGTTGCCGGCCGGCCTGATCTGGTTGCCGGCGAAGACGAACTTCTGGTTGGCGCCGCCGTGGCAGTCGTGGATGTTCACCGCCGTGCCGGAGGTCAACGACCCGTTGGCGACGTCGAGGCACCGGTCGTGGGACAGCTCCGAGTGCAGCGACTGGCGGGTGGCGTCGTACCAGAAGCCCTGGTTACGGCCGCCGTGACAGGCGTACGACTGTTGCTGCGTGCCGTTGCGTGAGTCGTACCCCTTGCCGTCCACGCAGGTGCCGGTGGCCGCGTTGCGCAGCTGCTTGAACTCGAACAGCCCATTGTAGAGCACGCCGTTGCCGGTGCTGGCCGGGTCGACGCAGGTGGCCCGCTGCTGCCCGGAGTTCCAGAACTGGGTGATGCACTGGGCGAACATGCCGTGCCCCCGGAAGTTGGGGTGGAACGACTGCCGGGCCGCGTTCTCGTCCCAGATGCCGACCTCGATGTAGAGCCCGCGGACCGAGGTGTTGTCCGTGCACACCTCGTGGCCGTGGAAGAGGCGGCTGGCGTCCAGGTAGCGGGTGCCGGTGTTGGTCGCGGCGGCCCGCAGCGCGGACTCGAAGAGCGGCACCGCCTTGTTCCGGGCGAACGCCGCGTCGTGCAGGTAGAGCAGGCAGCCGCCCGTGTACCAGCCGGGGAAGTTCGGGTTGTCCTCGACGTCCGGGCTGCCCGGGCTGGGGTACGACATGAGCACCAGCTCGTAGTCCGTACGCAGGTAGCCGGCCTTGGTCATCGTGTTGCGGATGTCGTTGAGCGCATCCTCGACGGCCTGGCGGCTGCCGTTGGTGCGAACGGTCCACTGGTCGGTGTAGGTCGGGTAGCAGGGGCCCTGGAAGAAGACCCGGCGGATCGTGCAGTCGGTGGCGACCGGGCCGAACTGGATCGTGCCGTCGCCGTTCGCGCCGACCACGACCCAGAGCAGCCGGATGTGTGTGTTGCGCGCCTTGATCGCCAGGTGGTCGCCCTGGTTCAGCTCGTTGTGCTGGGTCGGCCCACCGGCGATCAGGTTCCAGGGCGTCGCCCCGGAGCAGGCGATGTTGTACCGCTCGTCGGCCGCGATGCCGGTGCGGAACACCGCTTGGTCGTACGAGCGGTCGCACCAGTTGCCGGGCTCGTGGGTGCCGGGCACGTAGTTGCCCACCCCCTCGCCGGAGATCTCGCTGTCACCCATGGTGATCAGCGCGGTGCGGCGCTGCTCGATCGGGCGGATGCCCGGCGAGCCGTAGAGGGCGGTCGCCTCGGCGGCGCGGATCGCCTCGAGGTTGGCGGGGAGGGGCTGGACGGCCGGTCGGTCGGCCGCGGCGGCGGGGGCGGCCGTTCCGACCAGCATGGGCAGGACGAGAGCGGCGGCGACGGCGACGGCGAGCGCCCGCCGTCGAATGGCCCGTTCGCGCCTGGCGGAGGAGACAGGCATCGACGCACTCCTTTCCGCTCAATCGCGGGACGTCGATTGAGTTACCAGAAGGTAACCTGCGGAGTCAGGTATGTGAATGCGTCTCGCAATCCTTGCGCGGTGTGCCGAACCGCACCCTTCGGACGATCCGGGCGTGCGATCGCGGCGCTCTCAGCGGCCGGGCGGCAGGGCGTAGCCGACGTAGCCGCGGTACTCGACCCGCCACCCGGCCGGCACCAGCTTCGTGCACGCCGGCCGGCTGCCGGTGCAGACGATCGCGTCCACCGAGGACGGATCGGCCGGTGGCCGCTCCGGCAGCACCGACTGGAGCGCCACCAGCTCCGGCGGCCGGCCGGCAGCGTCCCGCAGCAGCAGCCACCACGGGTACTCCCAGTTGTCGTTCTGCTCGACCAGGCCGATCCGGCGGGCGCCGCTGTCGCGTACCGCGTCGGCGGCCCAGCGGAACTCGTCCGCCCACTGCGGGCGGCGCAGGAACCGGGTGTCCCACTCGGAGGTGGCGAAGACCGAACCCGCACCGACCAGCCGGCGCGGGAACCCGTACGACACCGCGAGCACCCCGGCGAGCGCGGAGGTGGCCAGCACGGTCACCGCCGCCAGGGCGGCCAACGACCGCCGACCGCGGATGGCCGAGCCGGCGCCGGTGGCGCTCGGGCCGTCGGCCGGAGCGACCGCCCCGGTGCGGCGGCGGAACAGGGCGTCCAACCAGAGCCCGGCCAACGGTACGGCCAGCAGCAGGCCGTACAGCAGCAGCCGGTTACCCCACGGCTGCCACTTGATCATCGCGGTGTGCAGCGCCAGCGCGGCGACGACCACCGTCGCGTACGCCCGCAGGGACCCCGCGCGCGCCGGGCTGATCCGGGCCGGCCGGGTCAGCGCGAAGACCGCGCCGAGCAGGGCCAGCGAGCCGGCCAGCGGGAACGCCACCCGATCCTCGTCCGGGTACCAGGCCGGCACCGGGAAGACCTCCCGGCCGAACGTGATCGCCCGGTCCTGCGCGTCGACGCCGATCGCGCCGGCGCCGTCGATGATGGCCTCGGCGCCGGCCCGACGCAGCGGCGCCAGCGGCGTGTCGAACGCGGTGTGCCCGATCCGCAGCGCGTTGACCAGGATCGAGGCCGGGTCGTGCCGCTCCATCGGGATCGACTCGCGCAGCCGGGGCGGCCCGAGCGGGTGGCCGAACTCGGCGGTCACCCGGGCCAGGAACGGGCCGACCACCGCCACCGCGACGAGCATGATCAGGACTGACCCGACGACCGTACGGGCGACGCCGCCCGCGCGAGGCGCCGCGACCGGCCGTGCTGCGGAGCCCGCCGCGCGGGCGCCCTGCCCGGCGACCCGGGCCAGCCGGAGCTGGGCGAGGCCCCAGAGCACCAGCAGCGGGCCGACCGCGATCAGGCCGCTGGTCTTGGTCACCGCGGTCAGCCCGGTGGCCGCACCGAGACCGAGCAGGGTGCCCAGGCCGGTACGCCGGCGCAGCCCGTCCAGCGCCAGGGTCGCGACGCAGCCGACCCAGGCCGCGACCACCAGGTCGGTCTGCGTGCTGGTCGCCTGGAGCGCCACCATCGGCGTGGTGGCCAGCACGAACGCGGCGACCAGCTGGGCCCGCCGACCCCCGCCGAGCTGCGCCGTGATCCGCGCGGCCAGCAACAGGCAACCCACCCCGGCCGCCCACTGCACCAGGTTGTGCAGCCCGTCGCCGCCGGTCAGCAGGCGCAGGTGCAGCAGCAGATACTCGGCGCCGGGCGGGATGGTCACCTGCCGGTGGATGGCGGTCGGCCAGAAGTCCAGGTCGCCCTGGGCCACCCAGTGCTCCACCTTGGGCAGGTGGTACGTCTGCGAGTCGAAGTTGTTCGGCTCGGCGAGCAGCGCGATCAGCAGTTCGACGAGGACCAGCCCGCCCACCGTGCCGGCCAGCAGCCGCTCGCCGCGCCCCGCCGTACGCCACCGCTCGGCCAACCGCGCCCGCCACCCGGCGCCGACCGGCCGAGCGTCGGGAGTCGGCGCGGTCGCGACCGCGCGCGCGTCGTCCGTCGTGGCGGCGGAGGTGTCGGTGACCGGCCCGGCGGCCGCGCCGACCAGTGCCTGCCGGGGTGCGGCCGTGACCGTCTGCCCAGACCGCGCGGCGTCCCGCCGGCGACGCCAACCGGCCGCCCCGGCCGCGGCCGCCAGGAAGACCAACCAGGCGCTCAGGAACGCGGGCCGGGTCAGCGCGCCCACCGCACCGAGCGCCTCGACGGTGAGCACCGCGAAGCTTCCGGTGATCAGCGCGGCCCGGACCACGGCCAGCCGTAACGGCGCCGTCACACCGTCGCCGGCGGGCCGGCTCGCGACGACGAGAAGGAGCATCGCGGCGGCCGGCGCCACCGCGAGAAGGGAGCCGGCTGCCGACATGGCGGGAAGTAAACACCATCGGACTGGATTCGCCACGCCGGTTGCCCTACGGTGGCGGCCACCGCCCCGCTGACCTGCCAGGCTAGGCTAGGCCAGATATATTGTCCGCCACCGTGGAGAATCCCGTGAAGCTCTCGATCCTCATGCCGGTCTACAACGAGGAAGAACGCATCGCGGATGCCCTGAAGCAGGCATTGGCGGTCGATTACCCGTGCGAGATCGAATTGGTCGTGGTCGACGACGGCAGCCGTGACGGCACCGGGGAAATTCTCGGTCGCGCCGACGACCAGCGGTTGCGGGTCATCACCCACCAGCGAAACGCGGGCAAGGGCGCGGCCATCAAGACGGCGGTGGACAGCGCCGAGGGTGAATACATGGTCATCCTCGACGCCGACCTGGAGTACGACCCGCAGGACATTCCCAAGCTGCTCGACCCGGTGCTCGACGGGCGCGCCACGGTGGTCTACGGCAATCGCACCTTCGGCAGCCACAGTGCCTACAGCTTCTGGTACGTGATGGGCAACAAGGGCGTCACGATGGCGGCCAACGTGCTGTTCAACTCCTACATCGGCGACCTGGAGACCTGCTTCAAGCTGATGCCGGTCGCGCTCTACCGCTCGCTCGACGTCCGGTCTCGCGGCTTCGGCATGGAGGCCGAGGTCACCGGCAAGCTGCTGCGCCGCCGGATCCGCCCCTACGAGGTGCCGATCAGCTACCGCGCCCGGAATCGCGAAGAGGGCAAGAAGATCACGTGGAAGGACGGCGTCGAGGCGCTCTGGATCCTCGGCCGGGAGCGCACCCGCCGCCGTCCCACCGCGCCGGCCCGCTGAGGCCCGCGCCCGCAGTCAATCGCACAAGCCCGGCGCTCGCAGCTGGTCGCAGAGGCCCGGCGCCGGCGGCGACCCGCCCGCCGCTCAGTGGCCGACGGGCACCAGCGCCGAATCCAGGAAGCCGGCGACCGACCGGCGCAGGCCGGCGGCGTCCAGGCCGTGCCACCGGGTGTGGTCCTCCGGCGCGCCGTAGCGG from Micromonospora sp. WMMD812 harbors:
- a CDS encoding HAMP domain-containing sensor histidine kinase; this translates as MPEHPTVALPVLGAAPPAPPRSRLGRTLTARAVLVTCAVALVSVLVTAIVAVPIGLRGAERRDQEALAAQARLAAEVLRTRVDRGRTADEERLIRQLRAQGIDAYLIRGGAVDRPGLPPRVVQRVAEGRNVSTRRPVDGRRALIEGRTLPAGNGVVLARPVTTGLWRQVLLSLWAPLLAGLAAGVVAGLLLARRLARPIRIAASAAARLRAGDRAVRVPVEPPDEVADLATALNGLAAALATSEGRQREFLLSVSHELRTPLTAIRGYAEALADGVIEPDDAAGTGRTVLAEAEHLDRLVSDLLALARLEAADFPLEPVPVDLARLAADAEPTWAGRCAAVGVPFRIESPGGPVPAYTDPGRIRQVVDGLLENALRVVPPGAPVVLAVRPAAPDPAAGGIVEVRDGGPGFTDDDLAVAFERGALHQRYRGVRKVGSGLGLALAAGLVRRLGGEIVAGHAPEGGAAFTVRLPADPYVTRTSA
- a CDS encoding ricin-type beta-trefoil lectin domain protein, with the translated sequence MPVSSARRERAIRRRALAVAVAAALVLPMLVGTAAPAAAADRPAVQPLPANLEAIRAAEATALYGSPGIRPIEQRRTALITMGDSEISGEGVGNYVPGTHEPGNWCDRSYDQAVFRTGIAADERYNIACSGATPWNLIAGGPTQHNELNQGDHLAIKARNTHIRLLWVVVGANGDGTIQFGPVATDCTIRRVFFQGPCYPTYTDQWTVRTNGSRQAVEDALNDIRNTMTKAGYLRTDYELVLMSYPSPGSPDVEDNPNFPGWYTGGCLLYLHDAAFARNKAVPLFESALRAAATNTGTRYLDASRLFHGHEVCTDNTSVRGLYIEVGIWDENAARQSFHPNFRGHGMFAQCITQFWNSGQQRATCVDPASTGNGVLYNGLFEFKQLRNAATGTCVDGKGYDSRNGTQQQSYACHGGRNQGFWYDATRQSLHSELSHDRCLDVANGSLTSGTAVNIHDCHGGANQKFVFAGNQIRPAGNSSLCLAFDSPWLGTPRLRLAGCSTSTRQQWSFESRNVANPVGYGHDDFIGSRVY
- a CDS encoding glycosyltransferase family 2 protein; its protein translation is MKLSILMPVYNEEERIADALKQALAVDYPCEIELVVVDDGSRDGTGEILGRADDQRLRVITHQRNAGKGAAIKTAVDSAEGEYMVILDADLEYDPQDIPKLLDPVLDGRATVVYGNRTFGSHSAYSFWYVMGNKGVTMAANVLFNSYIGDLETCFKLMPVALYRSLDVRSRGFGMEAEVTGKLLRRRIRPYEVPISYRARNREEGKKITWKDGVEALWILGRERTRRRPTAPAR